The genomic stretch CTGTCGCAATCGCTCAAGCCTTTAGCCATGGTGATGACCCGGAGTCGAATTCGCTACACGAAGGGATGACGCTTGTGGATGGGAGGTTTGATGGTTTCGAAAGCTTGAAGGCAAGGCTTCAGGTTGATCGTCTCAAGACACAGTACAAAGACTACAAGAGCTATGTCCTAGGCGAGATAGCTATTGAAATGAATACGGTTCGGTCCGGTGAGTCGTTGGAGCATAAGGACAACTCCATCTATGTGCCGACGATCGGGACCTCCGTCGTTACCGACGACCTCTCATCGGTGACGATAAAGCATCACAACCTCATTCAGGTTGTTTTGTCCGACATAGCTAAGAGCCAGTACGCTGCTGCCTTCTTTCGGTCCGATCTAGGCTTATTGATCTTGAGGTCTTTGGTACGTGGGGCAGTCATACCGCTAATAAAAAAATCTGATCTTGCTCAAGCGCAAATTGCTGTTCCAACCTTGAAAGAACAGCAAGAAATCGTACGCTCCCACAGCCAGCTTCAAACTTTGAAAGTGGCAATTGCGAACTTTCAAAGAGAGCTCGCTCTGAATCCCGGAAGTGCCTCCGCAATTCGGGGCCAAGTGGACAGTATGCTGGAAACGATTGGCGGCCTTACCGAAGCAGATAGGGTCATGAGCTTGTCTCGGGAGGGAGAATCTGCAACCGTTGAATTTAAGGAAAGCTTTAGTCTAGATGTACGAAAGGGAACAAAGGAAAAGTACATCGAACTATCAGCACTGAAGACAATTGTGGCGTTTCTTAATACGAACGGGGGCGTCCTTTTGGTTGGCGTTACTGACGCCGGCGATATTCCAGGGATCAGATACGAGGTGGAAAAGTTTCACAAGAGCGTAGATGCGTTCCTGCTTCACTTTAAAAATCAACTCAAGCAACGTGTAGGCGAGCAAAACTACCCTTATATCAATCACCGATTGGTTGATCTCGGCCATGCGAATGTTTTGATGGTTGACTGCAAGCCAGCGTCTTCTCCTTGCTATCTCGACGGGAAAGAGTTTTATGTTCGCACAAACCCAGCTACGGACAAGCTTGAAGGCCCGAAACTCGTCGAGTACGTGCAAAATCACTTCAACAAGTGAGACCGTATCTAAAAGACCAATCACGGTGACAGCTTTTCCGTTGCGGCTTCGCCTCCACTACAAAGCTGCGCGTGTTGGCGGCGTTATCTCAGGTACGACTAAAAGGCCGCTCTTGGCCGATAGCGGCCAAGCCAACTTTGGTGATGCAGAGTTGCATATCCGAGAATCATGTCACTGAATGCATCTGGTGCCAGGGAGAGAATTGCTTAGCCTGTGTTGTTTAGGTGTGTTGTTATTATCTGTATCAACCTGATGGTCGAGAGGAAATTGAACTGACGCCTGATTGCGCCATCGAAGGAAATATCAGATAAAGGTCGGCTTTTGCTGACAAGCTATTACTACCCGTTCTTGCAGGATGGGGTTTTCGCGGAGAACTTTATGGATTATGAACATGCAATTGTGAAATTCGAAGACGGGATTGGCACCCTGTTCTGCAATGGCTGCGGCATTATCATCGCTGAGGGTACCCAGCATGAGGATAGAGAGCACTACTGTACCATGTGCATGAGCGGCAATTGCAAAGCAAAATTCAAGGACGGAAACTGAAATTCCCAGCCCGCCACGCTCCGCGTTTTAGGGAAGGGGGTATGGAATAGATGTTGTGAACATCATTAATCTGAAAACTCTTTAACATCCGCTCTTGGCTGTTTGCTGAAGTAACGAAAAAAATAAAGGCAGCTTTAAGGATGGAGCTGCCAACGAGGCAGCTCTATTTTATTCCAGCATTCGCCTACAAATACCCCATTTCCGCAAATGACTTACACCCATCACTCCCCACCACCACGTGGTCAATCACCCGTATATCCATCAAGCCAAGCGCTTCTTTGAGGCGTTCAGTGATACGCCGATCCGCATCACTGGGCTCAGGATCGCCACTAGGGTGGTTATGAACGAGGATCACAGCGGCGGCGTTGTAAGCGAGCGCTGCCTTTAGTACCTCTCGTGGGTACACGCTGGCTGAATCAATCGTGCCGCGAAACAGCTCTTCAAAGCGGATGACACGGTGTTGGCTATCGAGGAACAGCACGCTGAACACCTCGTGCTCATAGTCTTGAAGCAGGAGCTGCAAGTGCTCAAACGCTTGCGAGGGCTGTGAGATCTTGCGGCCTTTGGCGAGCTTGCGGCGTGCGAAGCGCTTGGCCATCGTAATGATGTCTGTTTCGGTGACCGGTGACGTGACTAAGTAGGTGCCTTCCACTTCACCGGCTTTGAGTTTGCTATGGGGCATGATGACCTCCAAAAAATAAAGATGCCGGGGTGGTGGCCCCGGCATCTATGTCGTTAATAGTGAATGAGCGTTGATGTCCAGTGGGCAGGTCACGCCGCCATCACTTGGCTGATACGTCGCTCCATCTCTTCATGGAACGCCTCAACCCGCTCGGCAATGGTGCGGATCAGCGCCTCATCTCGGTAAGCACGTTTCACAAAAAGCGGCATACCCGGCCAGTAGCTCACAAAGTCGATCCATTCCCGTTCGCTGACCCATAGCCCTCCTTGGCATTGGGGCACGTGCTCGTCGGGGATTTCCCCGCTGAGCAGTACCTCAATCTGGAACTTGGGCAGCTTGGTTTTGATCTCCAGCAGGCCGTTTCTGCCGATCAAACTATCCGGTGAGTAGCCCACGTTATGGTTGAGAATCAGGCCTACTTCTTTGGGTTTCGGTGCACCGGTCATATCGCGATACAGCGAGCGGGCAACACTCTCTAGCTCTTGCCCCCGCTTGGTGTGGGCATTGCCTTGAAATGGCTCGGCCAGCTCACCGGTCATACGCTCGCGGATCAACTGGTGCATATAAGTGATGGCCCCAGTCCCCAACCCGCTTGGGCCTTTACCATTCACCAGCAATGCCTTGAGTTCCGACATAGTGACGCGCCCAAGACGCGCCGCCAGCCACTCCGGCGAGCCTTGTGGCATGGTGAGTATCTGCATACACGCCTCCTGTAGGCGATGAGTGGTCGGGCTAAGCCGCTATTTCACGGCTCGCTTGGTGAGGGATGCACGTAGTTTGTCGAAATCTGCCTGAGGCACCTGAACCGCAGCACCGTATTTACCGCTGAACCACTCTTGGGTAGTGACTGGGCATTGGCTGATCAAACGCTGAATCTGACCCGCCTGAAAGGCGGTGACCCTCTTCACGGCTGCACTTGTACTGGTATGACCGTTATCGTCTTGGCCACGTGTGGTGATGTTGAGCAACGCGCACAGCACATAGCGCTTGCCGTAGCTGGTGGACGATCCAAATGCCTGGACGGCGTTCTTGTTACCGCTCATATCCGCAGGCAGCAGCATGCTGGTCTCTTCACGGTGACCATCCTTATGCATTAGCACGCCCGTTACTTGGATACCGCGTTCCTGGGTCTGAATACGGAAGCTCACCGCAAAGCCGTGTTTTTGTAGGATGGGGCGAACGGTATCGACGATATCCTCCAGCGTGGCATAGCCGCCGTTGTTGGTTTGCCCACGCTCTTCAATGCTGGGCAACTCGGTCTGCATCGCTGCCATGGCCGCGCTGTAGGCCATCATGGCCTGG from Halomonas meridiana encodes the following:
- a CDS encoding ATP-binding protein → MHPKSIVGNFVEALAAPQFAKSAIAIKLSSDPTLDLPDAETIVEGFDWIDRVDPNKSYDLVVVDIPLGMGRKKIEIGGSTISARENWIELSKALHLLTPIGLCVSIVEPPAFGISEGPKFQEALASEGFYLNGVFNVPPNLLTTTTIRPVIVAFSREDHSSLFVAELEEKNQAVAIAQAFSHGDDPESNSLHEGMTLVDGRFDGFESLKARLQVDRLKTQYKDYKSYVLGEIAIEMNTVRSGESLEHKDNSIYVPTIGTSVVTDDLSSVTIKHHNLIQVVLSDIAKSQYAAAFFRSDLGLLILRSLVRGAVIPLIKKSDLAQAQIAVPTLKEQQEIVRSHSQLQTLKVAIANFQRELALNPGSASAIRGQVDSMLETIGGLTEADRVMSLSREGESATVEFKESFSLDVRKGTKEKYIELSALKTIVAFLNTNGGVLLVGVTDAGDIPGIRYEVEKFHKSVDAFLLHFKNQLKQRVGEQNYPYINHRLVDLGHANVLMVDCKPASSPCYLDGKEFYVRTNPATDKLEGPKLVEYVQNHFNK
- the radC gene encoding DNA repair protein RadC, giving the protein MPHSKLKAGEVEGTYLVTSPVTETDIITMAKRFARRKLAKGRKISQPSQAFEHLQLLLQDYEHEVFSVLFLDSQHRVIRFEELFRGTIDSASVYPREVLKAALAYNAAAVILVHNHPSGDPEPSDADRRITERLKEALGLMDIRVIDHVVVGSDGCKSFAEMGYL
- a CDS encoding lambda exonuclease family protein, whose amino-acid sequence is MQILTMPQGSPEWLAARLGRVTMSELKALLVNGKGPSGLGTGAITYMHQLIRERMTGELAEPFQGNAHTKRGQELESVARSLYRDMTGAPKPKEVGLILNHNVGYSPDSLIGRNGLLEIKTKLPKFQIEVLLSGEIPDEHVPQCQGGLWVSEREWIDFVSYWPGMPLFVKRAYRDEALIRTIAERVEAFHEEMERRISQVMAA
- a CDS encoding ERF family protein, coding for MANKTHMVTQEASSLQAVPPTPSSSTNDSTAIIQVIERAALNPDVDIDKMERLLQMQERVMDRQAMMAYSAAMAAMQTELPSIEERGQTNNGGYATLEDIVDTVRPILQKHGFAVSFRIQTQERGIQVTGVLMHKDGHREETSMLLPADMSGNKNAVQAFGSSTSYGKRYVLCALLNITTRGQDDNGHTSTSAAVKRVTAFQAGQIQRLISQCPVTTQEWFSGKYGAAVQVPQADFDKLRASLTKRAVK